A genomic window from Rhodococcus sp. KBS0724 includes:
- a CDS encoding VOC family protein encodes MSRLLFVNMPVKDVSATRSFFAGLGFEFNDMFSDENTVSMIVSDAATVMFLNEPRFGDFIADDICDTSKAREALMCISAESREEVDSFVDAAIAAGGTKWMEPQDHGFMYGRAFRDLDNHVWEVMWMDPAATVPQ; translated from the coding sequence ATGTCCCGTCTGCTCTTCGTCAACATGCCTGTGAAGGATGTTTCCGCCACACGCTCTTTCTTTGCCGGGCTCGGCTTCGAGTTCAACGACATGTTCAGTGACGAGAACACTGTGTCGATGATCGTCAGCGACGCGGCGACTGTCATGTTCCTGAACGAGCCCCGATTCGGCGACTTCATCGCGGACGACATCTGTGACACGTCGAAAGCCCGCGAAGCCCTCATGTGTATCTCTGCAGAGAGCAGAGAAGAGGTGGACAGCTTTGTCGATGCGGCGATCGCGGCCGGCGGCACCAAGTGGATGGAGCCTCAGGATCACGGCTTCATGTACGGTCGCGCATTCCGCGACCTCGACAATCACGTCTGGGAGGTCATGTGGATGGACCCCGCCGCGACGGTTCCCCAGTAG